Proteins co-encoded in one Desulfitobacterium hafniense DCB-2 genomic window:
- a CDS encoding response regulator, whose translation MNKKLRIVLADDHAVLRAGLKVLLNAEPDLEVIGEASDGEEAIDRVDDLHPDLVLLDLTMPKLNGVDCIEELLKKHADLKILVLTMHDDEEYLKAVLQVGAKGYVLKKAADVELLSAIRTVARGEMFIYPTMAAEFVYRHLVSPREPEKESKKLKQLSERELEVLRNLALGHTNQDIADLLHVSVKTVETYKARVMEKLEMHKRAELVRYAMENGII comes from the coding sequence GTGAACAAGAAGCTTAGGATTGTCTTAGCGGATGATCATGCGGTTCTTCGGGCGGGGCTTAAGGTTCTTCTTAATGCTGAGCCTGACCTGGAGGTCATTGGCGAGGCTTCTGACGGAGAGGAGGCGATTGATCGAGTGGATGACCTCCACCCGGATCTCGTACTCCTTGATCTAACCATGCCGAAACTAAACGGGGTGGATTGTATTGAAGAACTCCTAAAAAAACATGCGGATCTAAAAATATTAGTCCTTACCATGCACGATGATGAAGAATATCTTAAAGCGGTGTTACAGGTGGGTGCGAAAGGGTATGTGTTAAAAAAGGCCGCCGATGTGGAACTTTTATCCGCCATTCGCACCGTGGCTCGTGGGGAAATGTTTATCTACCCAACCATGGCTGCGGAGTTCGTGTATCGGCATTTGGTCAGCCCGAGGGAGCCTGAAAAGGAGAGCAAGAAGCTGAAGCAGCTCAGTGAGCGGGAGTTGGAAGTGCTGAGAAATCTTGCTTTAGGACACACCAACCAGGATATTGCCGATTTGCTTCATGTCAGTGTAAAGACGGTGGAAACCTATAAAGCACGGGTCATGGAAAAGCTAGAGATGCATAAACGTGCGGAGCTGGTACGTTATGCAATGGAGAATGGAATTATATAA